A stretch of the Panicum virgatum strain AP13 chromosome 9N, P.virgatum_v5, whole genome shotgun sequence genome encodes the following:
- the LOC120687491 gene encoding myb-related protein P-like — protein MGRAPCCEKVGLKRGRWTAEEDEILASYIAKHGEGSWRSLPKNAGLLRCGKSCRLRWINYLRADVKRGNISKEEEDVIIKLHATLGNRWSLIASHLPGRTDNEIKNYWNSHLSRQIHTYRRTYTAGPDDTITVDISKLHSAEKRRGGRTPGRSPKSAATATSGGSKARSKQQLPGPDKEPEPAGSAEAKGASGPVAAAAASSPRHSDGARSAVVDPDQNQPGSSSGVAGGGGANTPEGPWSEDATGSLVLDPAAMEFGGLWEAESEMEALLSSGGDIGSGHDPLTGFDAVAEAQVDDLLDMDWDGFAAHLWGQPAAPCHQQGDNQPDEPQAAAAGCNNHQEDDELESFATWLLSDSF, from the exons ATGGGGAGGGCGCCGTGCTGCGAGAAGGTGGGCCTGAAGCGGGGGAGGTggacggcggaggaggacgagatACTGGCCAGCTACATTGCCAAGCACGGAGAGGGATCCTGGAGGTCGCTGCCCAAGAATGCAG GGCTGCTCCGGTGCGGCAAGAGCTGCCGGCTGCGGTGGATCAACTACCTCCGGGCGGACGTGAAGAGGGGGAACATCTccaaggaggaagaggatgtcATCATCAAGCTCCACGCCACCCTTGGGAACAG GTGGTCCCTGATCGCGAGCCACCTGCCCGGCCGAACAGACAATGAGATCAAGAACTACTGGAACTCGCACCTCAGCCGGCAGATCCACACGTACCGCCGGACCTACACCGCCGGCCCGGACGACACCATCACCGTCGACATCAGCAAGCTGCACAGCGCCGAgaagcgccgcggcggccggaccCCGGGCCGCTCGCCAaagagcgccgccaccgccaccagcgGCGGTAGCAAGGCCCGGAGCAAGCAGCAGCTGCCGGGCCCTGATAAGGAGCCTGAGCCGGCGGGGTCCGCCGAGGCGAAAGGCGCCTCCGgcccggtggccgccgccgcggcgtcgagcCCGCGGCACAGCGACGGGGCGCGGAGCGCCGTGGTGGACCCGGACCAGAACCagcccggcagcagcagcggcgtcgccggcggcggaggcgccaacACGCCCGAGGGGCCCTGGAGCGAGGACGCGACCGGCTCGCTGGTGCTGGACCCGGCGGCGATGGAGTTTGGGGGCCTCTGGGAGGCCGAGAGCGAGATGGAGGCCCTGCTGTCGAGCGGCGGCGATATCGGGTCTGGCCACGATCCGCTTACGGGGTTCGACGCGGTGGCCGAGGCCCAGGTGGACGACCTCCTCGACATGGACTGGGACGGCTTCGCGGCCCATCTCTGGGGccagcctgccgccccctgccaccAGCAGGGCGACAACCAGCCCGACGAGCCGCAGGCCGCCGCTGCGGGCTGCAACAACCACCAGGAGGACGACGAGCTGGAGTCGTTCGCGACCTGGCTCCTGTCGGACTCGTTCTGA